The Cervus canadensis isolate Bull #8, Minnesota chromosome X, ASM1932006v1, whole genome shotgun sequence genome contains a region encoding:
- the TSPYL2 gene encoding testis-specific Y-encoded-like protein 2, translating to MDRPDEGPPAKARRLSGSEPPQSELPPPPPPPPPLLRLPLPPPQQRPRLQEETEAAQVLADMRGVGLGPALPPPPPYVILEEGGIRAYFTLGAGGPGWEPAVESGYGGSSPPAESLETLSPSEVSGGSLEIDFQVTEPSSFAGEKALETCSAGGRGYQRLAGPRGREETVIIVEDDDEDEKESVRKRRRRRKRKPRKVKRESPEKNAEKIECILQALENIQLDLEAVNIKAGKAFLRLKRKFIQMRRPFLERRDLIIQHIPGFWVKAFLNHPKISILINQRDEDIFRYLTNLQVQDLRHISMGYKMKLYFQTNPYFTNMVIVKEFQRNRSGRLVSHSTPIRWHRGQEPQAHRHGNQDASHSFFSWFSNHSLPEADRIAEIIKNDLWVNPVRYYMMGEGGYRTSRKKQEKEESKNKDEYEVVIVEDSDDYHIMEDIIGETSDSDGITDNETIHDVKISDFMETTDCFETTDNEITDISESLCDSECPGHNETTDNNESPNDNETTDNNESADDKESTDDNTENPEDDNTDENEENPDDNDENADENPNGDDENPKGGNQSSNGNNQDSSDSDNEGDNDGSDIEDNDGNEGDNEGSDDDGNEGDNEGSDDDDRDIEDYENYLEDSDKDHHNTTNQDDYEDEVENISEEESSVEEEEEGSEEGSEQGENSNDEEGIEDDSGEEDSEDSDMEKVLQVQNPWAIPAKRGKMG from the exons ATGGACCGCCCAGATGAAGGGCCTCCGGCCAAGGCCCGCCGCCTTAGTGGCTCCGAGCCCCCTCAGAGcgagctgccgccgccgccgccgccgcctcctcctctcctgcGCCTGCCCCTGCCTCCACCTCAGCAGCGCCCGAGGCTCCAGGAGGAAACCGAGGCGGCACAGGTGCTGGCTGACATGAGGGGGGTGGGACTGGGCCCCGCTCTGCCCCCGCCTCCGCCCTATGTCATTCTCGAGGAGGGGGGTATCCGCGCATACTTcaccctgggggctgggggtcccGGCTGGGAGCCCGCAGTCGAGTCAGGGTACGGGGGGTCGTCCCCTCCCGCGGAGAGCCTAGAAACGCTCTCTCCCTCAGAGGTTTCTGGGGGAAGCCTGGAGATTGACTTCCAGGTGACGGAGCCCAGCAGCTTTGCAGGAGAGAAGGCCCTAGAAACCTGTAGCGCAGGGGGGCGGGGGTACCAGAGGTTAGCCGGtccaagggggagagaggagactgTCATCATCGTGGAAGACGACGACGAGGATGAAAAGGAAAgcgtgaggaagaggaggaggaggaggaagaggaagcccAGGAAGGTGAAGAGGGAAAGCCCAGAGAAGAATGCCGAGAAGATAGAGTGCATCCTGCAGGCTCTGGAAAATATTCAACTAGACCTGGAGGCGGTGAATATCAAGGCAGGCAAGGCCTTCCTCCGTCTCAAGCGCAAGTTCATCCAGATGCGGAGACCCTTCCTGGAGCGCAGAGATCTTATCATCCAGCATATCCCAGGCTTCTGGGTCAAAGCA TTCCTCAACCACCCCAAAATTTCAATCTTGATCAACCAACGCGATGAAGACATTTTCCGCTACTTGACCAACCTGCAG GTACAGGATCTCAGACATATCTCCATGGGCTACAAAATGAAGCTGTACTTCCAGACAAACCCCTACTTCACAAATATGGTGATTGTCAAGGAGTTCCAGCGCAACCGCTCAG GCCGGCTGGTGTCTCACTCCACCCCAATTCGCTGGCACCGGGGCCAGGAACCTCAGGCCCACAGGCATGGGAACCAGGACGCCAGCCACAGCTTCTTCAGCTGGTTCTCAAACCATAGCCTCCCAGAAGCTGACAGGATTGCTGAG ATTATCAAGAATGACCTGTGGGTTAACCCTGTGCGTTACTACATGAtgggagaagggggctacagaacaagcagaaagaagcaagaaaaagaagaaag TAAAAACAAGGATGAATATGAAGTGGTGATCGTGGAAGACTCTGATGACTATCACATCATGGAAGACATTATTGGAGAGACCTCAGACAGTGATGGTATCACCGACAATGAGACCATTCATGACGTCAAGATCTCTGACTTCATGGAGACTACTGACTGCTTCGAGACCACTGACAACGAGATAACTGACATCAGTGAGAGCCTCTGTGACAGCGAGTGCCCTGGCCACAATGAGACCACCGACAACAACGAAAGCCCCAATGACAATGAAACCACTGATAACAATGAGAGTGCTGATGACAAGGAGAGTACCGATGACAACACTGAGAACCCTGAAGATGACAACACTGATGAGAACGAAGAGAACCCTGATGACAACGATGAGAATGCTGATGAGAACCCCAATGGTGATGATGAGAACCCCAAAGGTGGCAACCAAAGCAGCAATGGCAACAACCAGGACAGCAGTGACAGTGACAATGAAGGAGACAATGATGGCAGTGATATTGAAGATAATGATGGCAACGAAGGTGACAATGAAGGTAGTGATGATGATGGCAACGAAGGTGACAATGAAGGCAGCGATGATGACGACAGAGACATTGAAGACTACGAGAATTACCTTGAAGACTCTGACAAGGATCACCATAACACCACCAACCAGGATGACTATGAGGACGAAGTAGAGAACATCTCTGAAGAAGAGTCGTcagtggaggaagaggaggagggcagTGAGGAAG GCAGTGAGCAAGGTGAGAACAGCAATGATGAGGAAGGAATCGAGGACGACTCAGGAGAGGAAGACTCAGAAGACTCCGACATGGAGAAGGTGCTTCAGGTCCAAAACCCTTGGGCCATCCCGGCAAAGAGGGGCAAAATGGGATAA